A single region of the Pseudalkalibacillus berkeleyi genome encodes:
- a CDS encoding spore germination protein, whose product MSYRKKVKRNNISRQSGNNEHAPFIHEKLADNIDEIHHILGNSSDLQIKVFQIDPSNSVHASLVYLKGLSEEQSIDDFIATIALRNQTNIKEHLDQLPIGDLEKSSDWGSVIQSILSGDLVLLIDGIDNGFILETDKQNFRSVEESKAEPVVRGPKESFTETLEVNVAMIRRKLKDPNLQIKSTKIGRSTNTDVAVLHLKGIANEKIVQEVNDRLDQIDIDGIFESGNIEELIEDKTFTPFPTMFNSEKPDVIAAGLLEGKIAIIIDGTPFVLLVPALFIQFFQSAEDYYQRWDISSLLRLLRVFSFFISLLGPAFYIALTTFHHEMLPTNLLISLAAQREGIPFPAIFEAILMEVTLEILREAGIRLPVAVGQTISIVGALVIGQAAVEAGFVSPAMVIVVSITAISNFIIPSYNLAISIRILRFLFMLSAATFGLYGIALGLFALSLHLCSLRSFGVPYMSPLAPYNNQDQKDSLIRMPQNYLFTRPKLIQQNNTVRQNAKSSK is encoded by the coding sequence GATTCATCACATACTTGGGAACAGTTCTGATTTACAAATTAAAGTTTTCCAAATTGATCCTTCAAATTCGGTTCATGCTAGTTTGGTTTATTTAAAAGGCTTATCAGAAGAACAGTCCATAGATGATTTCATTGCCACTATTGCTTTACGTAACCAAACAAATATTAAAGAACATTTAGATCAGCTTCCAATTGGTGACTTAGAGAAGAGTTCTGATTGGGGTTCAGTTATACAATCAATCTTATCTGGTGACCTTGTTTTATTAATAGATGGGATAGACAACGGGTTTATTTTAGAAACTGACAAACAAAATTTCAGAAGTGTAGAAGAATCTAAGGCTGAACCAGTAGTACGAGGACCGAAGGAATCGTTCACTGAAACACTCGAAGTAAATGTAGCCATGATACGTAGGAAACTTAAAGACCCAAATCTTCAAATTAAATCTACAAAAATTGGTCGTTCAACCAATACTGATGTTGCTGTATTACACCTTAAAGGAATCGCTAATGAAAAAATTGTCCAGGAGGTAAATGATCGGTTAGATCAAATTGATATTGATGGAATTTTCGAAAGCGGAAATATAGAGGAATTGATTGAAGACAAGACTTTTACGCCTTTCCCGACTATGTTCAATTCAGAAAAACCAGATGTAATCGCTGCGGGTCTACTAGAAGGAAAAATCGCAATTATAATAGACGGAACTCCATTTGTACTATTAGTTCCGGCATTATTCATCCAGTTCTTTCAATCAGCTGAAGATTACTACCAAAGATGGGATATTTCTAGCTTGCTTAGATTACTTAGAGTTTTCAGCTTTTTCATCTCACTATTGGGGCCAGCATTTTATATAGCACTCACGACCTTCCACCATGAGATGCTACCAACGAATTTATTAATCAGTCTGGCAGCCCAAAGAGAAGGCATACCATTTCCAGCCATATTTGAAGCAATACTGATGGAAGTGACTTTAGAAATTTTGCGAGAAGCAGGAATACGTCTCCCAGTAGCAGTAGGACAAACCATCTCAATAGTCGGTGCGCTCGTAATAGGTCAAGCTGCGGTAGAAGCTGGCTTCGTTTCACCAGCAATGGTAATCGTTGTTTCTATAACTGCTATATCTAACTTTATTATCCCGTCTTACAATTTAGCGATATCCATCCGAATTCTTAGGTTTTTGTTTATGTTGAGTGCAGCTACTTTCGGCTTATATGGAATAGCACTTGGTTTATTTGCTTTATCGCTACACTTATGTAGTCTTCGTTCATTTGGCGTTCCTTACATGTCACCACTCGCGCCTTATAATAACCAGGACCAGAAAGATTCATTAATCAGAATGCCACAAAATTATTTGTTTACACGACCGAAACTCATTCAACAAAATAATACCGTGCGCCAAAATGCAAAGTCATCTAAGTAA
- a CDS encoding Ger(x)C family spore germination protein: protein MKSVTLLIILCTSCLLLSGCWNSRELNEIGIAVGLGIDKTDDGQILLTVQLVNPSEISSKQSSGTRAPIVTYQEKGDSVFEALRRMTKTVPRKTFFPHLRMLVIGENVAKEGMASSLDLLERDQEFRPDFYVVIAQEHEAQEILELLVPVEKITAQNLFTKLETSSKVWAPTVALTFGNLLNEFTSEGKHPVLSGVHILGDQQSGKGVEDLQSVDPSTRLKYENLAVFKGDQLKGWLNESESKGYNYITGNVKSTIVNIPCKDDSSISIEILRTKSKIKSDLNKNQPAIDIKLKATGNVGEVECPIDLQKSDTIKKLEKQTEKDIKKQMQNSLKVAQDTFQLDIFGFGEEFHRKEPKYWATVKSDWDQTFTDLPVRIEVDVQIRQTGRRSNSYINNLKE, encoded by the coding sequence TTGAAATCTGTAACTTTACTCATCATACTCTGCACATCATGCCTACTTTTAAGTGGGTGTTGGAATAGCAGGGAATTGAATGAAATAGGAATCGCGGTTGGGTTAGGGATTGATAAAACAGATGATGGACAAATATTACTAACTGTCCAATTAGTCAATCCTTCTGAAATTTCCTCTAAACAGAGCAGTGGGACAAGGGCGCCCATTGTCACCTATCAAGAAAAGGGGGATTCCGTATTTGAAGCATTACGAAGAATGACCAAAACCGTTCCACGTAAGACCTTTTTCCCACACTTAAGGATGCTCGTCATTGGTGAAAATGTAGCGAAAGAGGGCATGGCGTCTTCCTTAGATCTTTTAGAACGTGACCAAGAATTCCGTCCGGATTTTTATGTCGTGATTGCACAGGAACATGAAGCACAAGAGATTCTTGAATTATTGGTTCCAGTAGAGAAAATAACTGCTCAGAATTTGTTTACTAAACTTGAAACATCTTCTAAAGTTTGGGCACCTACTGTTGCACTTACTTTTGGGAATTTGCTTAACGAGTTCACAAGTGAAGGCAAACATCCTGTTCTTAGCGGCGTTCACATTCTAGGAGATCAACAAAGTGGGAAGGGGGTGGAAGATTTGCAATCTGTTGACCCATCTACACGATTGAAGTATGAAAACTTAGCCGTATTTAAGGGAGATCAACTGAAAGGCTGGTTAAATGAATCCGAAAGCAAAGGTTATAATTACATTACCGGTAATGTGAAAAGTACAATTGTAAACATTCCATGTAAAGATGACAGTAGCATTTCAATAGAAATATTAAGAACAAAATCTAAAATCAAGAGTGATCTTAACAAAAATCAACCTGCGATTGATATAAAGTTAAAAGCAACAGGAAACGTGGGAGAAGTAGAATGTCCGATTGATTTACAAAAATCCGACACGATAAAAAAATTAGAAAAACAAACCGAGAAAGATATAAAAAAACAAATGCAGAATTCTCTTAAAGTTGCACAGGACACATTTCAGTTAGACATATTCGGCTTCGGCGAAGAGTTCCATCGAAAGGAACCAAAGTATTGGGCCACTGTAAAGTCAGATTGGGATCAAACGTTCACAGACTTACCTGTACGTATAGAGGTCGATGTTCAAATTCGACAAACGGGTAGGAGAAGCAATTCATACATTAATAATTTAAAGGAGTAA
- a CDS encoding GerAB/ArcD/ProY family transporter, giving the protein MIEKGKISVRQFTILVLFYTIGTTILVIPSILTSNAKQDVWIGGLVGLCFGALVIPLYFGLAKKYPSKNFAQILEITLGKWVGKSCSILYFFTFVLLLCVFVLRDIGDFMVTVMMVETPIQAIHISFLIVVIFSVRLGLEAFARAAELFLPWVILLYIVLVFTIAPQIDLRFAQPVLEQGVKPVLLAGFSFLTFPFLELVIFLMIIPYVNIPNKTGRGLFIGITFGGVSLIIISMLSILVVGVEETSESIYSSYDLAKQINIGGIFQRVEAMMAFIWFTTVFMKLTILTYVASLGLAQTFGIDDYKILTLPLGLLMYVLSINIFPNVAFLIEFTETMQIYVLLYGFVLPLFLWFISLIRKDTSAL; this is encoded by the coding sequence ATGATTGAGAAGGGGAAAATAAGCGTTCGTCAGTTTACGATACTAGTTCTCTTTTATACAATCGGAACAACCATTCTGGTCATTCCATCTATCCTTACTTCAAACGCAAAGCAGGATGTCTGGATTGGTGGACTAGTCGGATTATGTTTTGGAGCTTTGGTTATTCCTTTATACTTCGGTCTTGCAAAAAAATATCCAAGTAAGAATTTCGCTCAAATTCTTGAAATTACATTAGGTAAGTGGGTAGGGAAATCATGTTCTATCCTTTACTTTTTCACATTTGTATTATTACTTTGTGTATTTGTATTGAGAGATATTGGTGACTTTATGGTGACAGTCATGATGGTTGAGACACCGATACAAGCTATACATATTTCATTTCTTATCGTGGTCATTTTTTCTGTCCGCTTAGGCCTTGAAGCTTTTGCTCGAGCTGCAGAACTGTTCCTTCCTTGGGTCATTTTACTATACATCGTTTTAGTTTTTACAATTGCACCTCAAATTGATTTGCGATTTGCTCAACCGGTATTAGAGCAAGGGGTCAAGCCTGTACTGTTGGCTGGTTTCTCTTTTCTGACGTTCCCTTTTTTAGAACTCGTGATCTTCTTGATGATCATCCCCTATGTAAATATCCCTAATAAGACCGGACGTGGATTATTCATCGGAATAACATTTGGTGGAGTTAGTTTGATTATCATATCAATGCTCTCCATACTTGTGGTTGGCGTTGAAGAGACCTCTGAAAGCATTTACTCTAGTTATGACCTAGCCAAACAAATTAATATAGGCGGGATCTTCCAAAGGGTGGAAGCAATGATGGCTTTTATTTGGTTTACAACTGTGTTTATGAAGCTTACGATTTTGACATATGTCGCGTCTCTAGGACTGGCCCAAACGTTCGGAATAGATGATTACAAAATTCTCACGTTACCTTTAGGCCTACTCATGTATGTTCTATCTATTAATATATTTCCAAACGTTGCGTTCTTAATTGAATTTACTGAAACAATGCAAATTTATGTCTTACTATATGGATTTGTTCTCCCATTGTTTTTATGGTTCATATCACTCATCCGGAAAGACACTTCAGCTCTGTAA
- a CDS encoding DUF2515 family protein, translating into MSRDKVTLNKEHVEIIKRIKEQTEHFNTNNVTRTMAYLHFYNNNREIHWAFLAHMVSRNAGWNMTDLKGEFLPRLLSEKERKDLFMWLERGNWLIFQDAYPQLLLYELSKHREQPMFFLLPHIHISQFMENIWMQFWDAGDSARLTMGLIINEQMYIESRIIQNDYYQNKVMNKPAFTLQEWFNLNVILFPSIFSSNGHCDLYGQVVHNFERIQERIKIGKKLYSILFHQPKHLNNVYYWALEQRHTGSRKDYWPHIFNDVSESFPGRIYNPHIQDCNLKEGVSKLFSPQLKYAWPDIIHDAPGYEDWFKDMDINDELQPISKEVNGSIEHHYCKSLEKLSLAVLTNKAFFQRR; encoded by the coding sequence ATGTCTAGGGATAAAGTGACCTTAAATAAGGAGCATGTAGAAATCATTAAGAGAATAAAGGAACAGACCGAACACTTTAACACCAATAATGTCACGCGAACAATGGCTTATTTGCATTTTTATAACAATAATAGAGAAATTCACTGGGCGTTTCTAGCTCATATGGTTTCAAGAAATGCTGGTTGGAACATGACAGATTTAAAAGGGGAATTCCTGCCTAGGTTATTGTCAGAAAAGGAGCGTAAAGACCTGTTTATGTGGCTTGAGCGAGGTAATTGGTTGATTTTTCAAGACGCCTACCCACAATTGTTACTTTATGAATTGAGCAAGCATCGAGAACAGCCAATGTTCTTCTTGTTACCGCATATACATATATCACAATTTATGGAGAATATTTGGATGCAATTTTGGGATGCAGGTGATTCAGCACGACTAACAATGGGGTTAATTATTAATGAACAAATGTATATTGAATCAAGAATCATCCAAAATGATTACTATCAGAACAAGGTTATGAACAAACCGGCATTTACTTTGCAGGAATGGTTTAACTTGAACGTTATTCTATTCCCATCTATTTTCTCTTCCAATGGTCATTGTGATTTATATGGTCAAGTTGTACACAACTTCGAACGAATCCAAGAGCGAATTAAGATTGGGAAGAAGTTATATTCTATATTGTTTCATCAACCTAAACATTTAAACAACGTTTATTACTGGGCATTGGAACAAAGGCATACAGGATCTCGGAAGGATTATTGGCCTCACATATTCAATGACGTGTCTGAATCGTTTCCAGGAAGAATCTATAATCCTCACATACAAGATTGCAATTTGAAGGAAGGTGTATCTAAGCTATTTAGTCCCCAATTAAAATATGCATGGCCAGACATCATTCATGATGCACCAGGCTATGAAGATTGGTTTAAAGACATGGATATAAATGATGAACTGCAACCAATCTCTAAAGAAGTGAACGGAAGTATTGAACATCATTATTGTAAATCTCTTGAAAAACTAAGTTTGGCAGTATTGACTAATAAAGCCTTTTTCCAACGTAGGTAA
- the shc gene encoding squalene--hopene cyclase, which translates to MESVDREIQRIVSVLMRSQTYDGSWKYAFETGIITDAYTIILLRMLNINDEQFIQSLKNRILHKQTNEGVWKLFRDQPKGDLSSTIVAYNALLFSGYISQNDDCLKNARAFIIEEGGIDKAETFTKILLAITGQYDWSGIIQIPIEIMLFSQKAPLSFYDFSVFGRANIAPILILQHMKYQKKMSMTPDLTHLFVEDPSPREDCMKAEWRNVISIFQTQLEKMKDTPKKLKSRSLRAAEQYILKRIEPDGTLLSYYSATFFMIVAFLALEYPVNHPLINKAIKGIFSMSQMVEGTTHMQYTTANVWNTSLISDTMQLAGIPYSNPSIAHANQYLLSKQHSLFGDWVLKNPTNMPGGWGFSNINTINPDVDDTTASLRAIRSLTADNPLYQSAWKRGLKWVLSMQNKDGGWPAFERGVNKKWLALTPVQGAEYLLLDPSTADLTGRTLEFLGNYTHLNKNHPSMKKGLKWLVEHQRDDGSWYGRWGICYIYGTWAALTGMNACGRGLEDPNVQRAVQWLQSIQNEDGGWGESCNSDIQRKYVPLGESTLTHTAWAVDALVAVSDQPTKEINRGIQFLTSQGANNDWTELYPKGQGMAAGFYIHYESYRYIWPLMALSHYKNKYDDIK; encoded by the coding sequence ATGGAATCTGTTGATCGAGAAATACAGAGGATTGTTTCTGTGCTAATGAGGAGTCAAACATATGACGGATCGTGGAAGTACGCATTTGAGACAGGTATCATTACTGATGCGTATACCATCATATTATTAAGAATGCTTAACATAAATGACGAGCAATTCATTCAATCATTAAAGAACCGTATTTTACACAAACAAACAAATGAAGGTGTCTGGAAATTATTTAGAGACCAACCAAAAGGAGATTTATCATCTACAATTGTAGCCTACAATGCTTTATTGTTTTCAGGGTATATCTCACAAAATGACGACTGTCTTAAGAATGCACGTGCGTTTATCATTGAAGAAGGTGGCATTGATAAAGCAGAAACCTTCACGAAAATACTATTAGCCATCACTGGTCAATATGATTGGTCTGGCATTATACAAATCCCTATAGAAATTATGCTCTTTTCTCAGAAAGCCCCGTTATCGTTTTATGATTTTTCAGTATTCGGTCGTGCGAATATAGCTCCCATTCTCATCCTTCAACATATGAAATATCAAAAGAAAATGAGCATGACACCTGATTTGACGCATTTGTTTGTAGAAGATCCAAGTCCGCGGGAAGACTGTATGAAAGCAGAGTGGAGAAATGTAATATCAATTTTCCAAACCCAATTAGAGAAAATGAAAGATACACCGAAAAAGCTCAAGAGCAGAAGCTTACGAGCAGCTGAACAATATATATTGAAAAGAATTGAACCAGATGGAACGCTTTTAAGCTACTACAGTGCAACTTTTTTCATGATTGTGGCATTCCTTGCACTAGAATATCCGGTGAACCATCCATTAATCAATAAGGCGATCAAAGGGATATTTAGTATGTCTCAAATGGTTGAAGGGACAACACATATGCAGTACACAACTGCAAATGTGTGGAATACGTCACTCATTAGTGACACGATGCAATTGGCAGGTATTCCTTATTCGAATCCATCCATTGCTCATGCTAATCAGTACCTACTGTCCAAGCAACATTCCTTGTTTGGTGATTGGGTATTGAAAAACCCCACAAATATGCCTGGTGGATGGGGATTCTCAAACATTAATACAATCAATCCTGATGTAGATGATACGACAGCTAGTCTTCGCGCAATCCGTTCATTAACAGCAGATAACCCACTTTACCAAAGTGCTTGGAAGCGGGGGCTTAAGTGGGTCCTATCCATGCAAAACAAGGATGGAGGATGGCCAGCATTTGAAAGAGGCGTCAATAAAAAGTGGTTAGCACTTACTCCCGTCCAAGGTGCCGAATACTTATTGTTGGATCCTTCTACAGCTGATTTAACCGGAAGAACCCTTGAATTTTTGGGCAATTATACACATTTAAACAAGAATCATCCTTCCATGAAGAAAGGACTAAAATGGTTAGTTGAACATCAAAGAGATGATGGCTCGTGGTATGGAAGGTGGGGGATTTGTTATATATATGGGACGTGGGCAGCATTAACAGGTATGAATGCGTGTGGTAGGGGGTTAGAGGACCCTAACGTACAACGTGCAGTCCAGTGGTTACAGTCCATCCAGAACGAAGACGGGGGCTGGGGTGAATCGTGTAATAGTGATATTCAGAGAAAATACGTACCCCTTGGCGAGAGTACTTTGACACACACTGCTTGGGCTGTCGATGCGCTTGTAGCGGTTTCGGATCAACCGACTAAAGAAATCAATCGTGGAATTCAATTTCTCACTTCACAAGGTGCAAATAATGATTGGACAGAGTTGTATCCAAAAGGGCAAGGTATGGCAGCTGGATTTTATATCCATTATGAAAGCTATCGATACATTTGGCCATTGATGGCATTGAGTCATTACAAAAACAAGTATGACGATATTAAATAG
- a CDS encoding ABC transporter substrate-binding protein, translating to MKKLLSLLFAVLLTISGLAGCSDQSAKQEENQSSDQSAQPTDENAFPVTITDALDHEVTIEETPKRIVSLIPSNTEVIYELGLEKEIVGVSDFDNYPKEVSDKEKVGGQEINVEKIISLNPDLVLAHESGAQLASEALQQLRDSGIAVIVVNEAANFEEVYDSITMIGKATGKADKASETINDMKKQVEEVKKKVAEVDEQKSVFVEVSPEPEIYTPGKNTFMHEMLQIINAINASADIDGWAKIDQETIIDKNPDVIITTYGYYTENPKQQVLNREGWSKVTAVESDQVHDVHSDLVTRSGPRLVEGVEQLAKAVYPEVFSE from the coding sequence ATGAAAAAATTATTATCTTTACTCTTCGCAGTTTTATTAACAATTAGTGGACTTGCCGGTTGTAGCGACCAATCAGCCAAACAGGAAGAAAACCAATCGAGCGATCAGTCAGCGCAACCAACTGATGAAAATGCTTTTCCCGTAACCATTACCGATGCTCTTGATCATGAGGTGACGATAGAAGAAACACCTAAAAGAATCGTATCTCTCATCCCAAGTAACACAGAAGTTATCTACGAACTAGGTCTAGAGAAAGAAATTGTTGGTGTATCTGATTTTGACAATTACCCAAAGGAAGTCAGCGACAAGGAAAAAGTCGGCGGTCAAGAAATTAACGTTGAGAAAATAATCTCATTAAATCCTGACCTTGTACTCGCGCACGAGTCCGGGGCTCAACTTGCATCTGAGGCACTTCAACAGTTGAGAGACTCGGGGATTGCAGTCATTGTGGTGAACGAGGCAGCTAATTTCGAAGAAGTGTATGATTCAATAACCATGATAGGGAAAGCAACCGGTAAAGCTGATAAGGCTTCTGAAACAATCAATGACATGAAAAAACAAGTTGAGGAAGTAAAAAAGAAGGTTGCTGAGGTAGACGAACAAAAGTCAGTCTTCGTCGAAGTTTCACCTGAACCTGAGATTTATACACCAGGTAAAAATACATTCATGCATGAAATGCTACAAATCATAAATGCAATAAATGCTTCAGCAGACATTGATGGATGGGCGAAAATTGATCAAGAAACGATTATTGATAAGAATCCGGATGTCATTATTACGACTTACGGGTACTACACTGAGAATCCAAAGCAACAAGTGTTAAATAGAGAAGGATGGAGCAAGGTTACAGCAGTAGAAAGTGACCAAGTACATGATGTACATTCTGACTTAGTGACTCGATCTGGTCCAAGACTAGTAGAAGGAGTAGAGCAGCTTGCGAAAGCCGTCTATCCTGAAGTATTTAGCGAATAA
- a CDS encoding FecCD family ABC transporter permease: MRKPSILKYLANNRSFAYGISTLFLLLSLLLGISIGTVQVPFMSTILIVGHEILPIINMNSVDPMHTNIVLNVRLPRVILASLVGAALAIAGAAFQGLLRNPLADPYTLGVSSGASVGAVITLFFQLSIPFVGSFTLPLMSILFSFVTIFIVLNFARKIEKSMRVETIILTGIIFSSFLSAIISLMIALTGDELRQIIGWLLGSVSMRGWVYIKIIMPFLLIGSAILLFNAKELNAMSFGEEKAHHLGVNVHRRKMLVLTAGSILTGSAVAVSGTIAFVGLVIPHLTRLLWGPNHIHLLPLSILTGSGFLVLADLVARTIISPTELPIGVITALIGAPIFALILMKSRSERSD, translated from the coding sequence TTGCGAAAGCCGTCTATCCTGAAGTATTTAGCGAATAATCGTAGTTTTGCTTATGGAATAAGTACGCTGTTTCTACTACTCAGTTTATTACTCGGCATATCGATCGGTACGGTCCAAGTGCCGTTTATGAGTACAATCCTCATTGTAGGTCATGAAATACTTCCAATTATTAATATGAATTCAGTTGACCCTATGCATACGAATATTGTTCTCAATGTTCGTTTACCAAGGGTCATCCTAGCAAGTCTCGTTGGAGCAGCTCTCGCTATTGCAGGAGCTGCTTTCCAAGGCTTATTACGTAATCCGCTAGCTGACCCTTATACGCTGGGTGTTTCATCAGGGGCTTCTGTAGGAGCTGTCATAACATTATTCTTCCAATTATCCATTCCGTTTGTCGGCTCATTCACATTGCCATTAATGAGCATACTATTTTCATTTGTAACCATCTTCATCGTACTTAATTTTGCTCGAAAGATTGAAAAGTCAATGAGAGTGGAGACGATCATTCTGACCGGGATCATTTTCAGCTCATTTCTAAGTGCAATTATTTCATTAATGATTGCGCTAACTGGTGATGAACTCAGACAAATAATTGGTTGGCTTCTCGGAAGTGTTTCGATGAGGGGTTGGGTTTATATCAAAATTATTATGCCATTCTTGCTCATTGGATCCGCGATCTTATTATTCAATGCTAAAGAACTTAACGCGATGTCATTTGGTGAAGAGAAAGCACATCACCTAGGTGTCAACGTCCACAGAAGAAAAATGCTCGTATTAACTGCAGGTTCCATATTAACAGGTTCTGCTGTTGCCGTATCAGGGACAATTGCATTTGTAGGGCTAGTGATCCCACATCTAACGCGTTTACTTTGGGGGCCAAATCATATACATTTACTCCCATTATCTATTTTGACCGGTAGTGGATTTCTTGTTCTTGCGGATCTTGTTGCGAGGACGATCATTTCACCAACCGAGCTACCTATAGGCGTCATCACTGCACTTATTGGCGCACCGATATTTGCGCTCATTCTCATGAAGAGTCGATCAGAAAGAAGTGATTAA
- a CDS encoding adenosylcobinamide amidohydrolase, which translates to MINVQNLTGGYGKLPIVSDLAFKVRKGELYGILGPNGSGKTTVLKMISGILPFEQGSVTIKGRLLESYSTKELAKIIAVLPQHASQSFSYTVKDTVSLGRYAHQSGWFQTWSEEDEEIVQRVMKQTGVDSFQKKDIQTLSGGEKQRVFLAQALAQEPEILLLDEPTNHLDLSYQKELLDVLKLWTRENGLTVISIFHDLNLAGLYCDQLLLLDKGKINIQHKPNEVLREERIQSVYKTKIKKQPHPNVPAPQMMLLPESNDNEGNTEVVQSSFMKILEDKIVLETVYPLKTLSSGVVGSGSGWHKVFINRRVGLDYECSNHREEMQNYLIQEGYEPSDCVGMMTAVHLEDASFQHLKDDELSIFVVVTAGVGHAIDASKSHQHNFDMQPGTINTWIFVNGNMTEEAFIQCMMTATEVKSKVLHDQNVKDPVTNSFATGTATDSILVAATQSGEDIEFAGTITPLGKLVGQAVYHCTTEAIGHYRRRVGKGH; encoded by the coding sequence GTGATCAATGTACAAAACCTGACAGGTGGATATGGTAAGCTTCCAATTGTTTCTGATCTTGCATTTAAAGTAAGAAAAGGAGAATTGTACGGTATCTTAGGTCCAAATGGTAGTGGGAAAACAACTGTGCTGAAAATGATAAGCGGCATCCTGCCTTTTGAACAAGGCTCAGTCACAATAAAGGGAAGATTACTAGAAAGCTATTCAACGAAAGAGCTCGCGAAGATCATTGCAGTTCTTCCACAGCATGCTAGCCAAAGTTTCTCCTATACGGTCAAAGATACCGTTTCCCTTGGAAGGTATGCGCATCAATCTGGATGGTTTCAAACATGGTCGGAAGAAGACGAAGAAATTGTTCAGCGAGTAATGAAACAGACCGGAGTTGACTCTTTTCAAAAGAAGGATATTCAAACGCTTTCTGGTGGGGAGAAGCAAAGAGTATTTCTGGCTCAAGCACTCGCCCAAGAGCCTGAAATTCTCCTATTGGACGAACCAACAAACCATCTTGACCTTTCCTATCAGAAAGAGTTACTTGATGTGTTGAAATTATGGACAAGAGAAAATGGGTTAACCGTTATTTCTATCTTTCACGATTTGAATTTAGCGGGCTTATATTGCGATCAATTATTGCTTTTAGATAAAGGGAAAATTAACATCCAACATAAACCAAATGAAGTTCTGCGTGAAGAACGGATCCAGTCCGTATACAAAACAAAAATTAAGAAACAACCCCATCCAAATGTACCGGCTCCACAAATGATGCTGTTACCTGAAAGTAATGACAACGAAGGAAACACTGAAGTTGTTCAATCATCCTTTATGAAGATATTAGAAGATAAAATAGTGTTAGAAACGGTTTATCCGTTAAAGACATTGTCATCAGGAGTAGTAGGATCGGGAAGTGGTTGGCACAAAGTCTTTATTAATCGAAGAGTCGGTCTAGATTATGAGTGCAGTAATCACCGCGAGGAAATGCAGAATTACTTGATTCAAGAAGGGTATGAGCCATCCGATTGTGTTGGTATGATGACTGCCGTTCACCTTGAAGATGCTTCCTTCCAACATTTAAAGGATGATGAACTTTCTATTTTCGTTGTCGTTACTGCTGGTGTAGGGCATGCCATTGATGCCTCCAAAAGCCATCAACATAATTTTGACATGCAACCCGGTACGATAAATACTTGGATTTTCGTGAATGGAAATATGACGGAGGAAGCGTTCATTCAATGCATGATGACCGCTACAGAAGTAAAGTCAAAAGTGCTTCACGATCAAAATGTGAAAGATCCAGTTACAAACTCTTTTGCAACTGGAACAGCAACGGATAGTATATTAGTCGCTGCTACCCAAAGTGGCGAAGATATTGAATTTGCAGGTACGATTACACCCCTAGGAAAGTTAGTAGGGCAAGCCGTTTATCATTGTACTACAGAAGCAATTGGTCATTATCGTAGAAGAGTAGGAAAAGGACATTAA
- a CDS encoding bifunctional adenosylcobinamide kinase/adenosylcobinamide-phosphate guanylyltransferase — protein MTTPTLVFISGGVRSGKSSYAENLSIQIADETNSHLHYIATGVPSDQEMEERIKMHKDQRLTQNKKWITWEKADGIGELAPHFNHRDVLLLDCLTTLVNNEFFLNTGETVDCIENRIFTSIERLQHKCHTLIVVSNEVFFDTTYDTKLVLPYKKLLGRLHQRIVKQASYAFRVEFGTPIKMKGDSL, from the coding sequence TTGACTACACCAACACTTGTATTCATCTCGGGTGGCGTAAGAAGCGGTAAAAGTTCCTACGCTGAAAACTTGTCAATTCAAATCGCTGATGAAACCAATAGCCACCTACACTATATCGCTACAGGCGTTCCATCCGATCAGGAAATGGAGGAACGTATTAAAATGCACAAGGATCAACGATTAACACAAAATAAGAAGTGGATAACTTGGGAGAAAGCGGACGGAATTGGTGAACTGGCACCTCATTTTAATCATAGAGATGTTCTACTACTTGACTGTTTGACAACACTCGTGAACAATGAATTCTTTTTAAACACAGGCGAAACAGTTGATTGCATTGAAAATCGTATTTTTACGAGTATTGAAAGATTACAGCACAAATGCCACACATTAATTGTAGTTTCTAATGAAGTGTTCTTTGATACGACTTATGATACTAAACTCGTTTTACCCTACAAGAAATTATTAGGTAGGCTGCATCAACGTATTGTAAAGCAGGCTTCTTACGCTTTTCGTGTAGAATTTGGTACTCCTATCAAAATGAAAGGAGACTCTCTATGA